In Sphingobacterium sp. lm-10, one DNA window encodes the following:
- a CDS encoding DoxX family protein, with product MTRKERSINIALWLAQASLASTLLFSGLIKLTQPSVNIASLWRWAEDYPNGVWMVGSVEIMLGIGILIPELLRIAMRITAWAAFACIGWTIGYSIFIASQGDWPTAGSQLPYLVLAAFIAWGRSKPQYTTPK from the coding sequence ATGACCAGAAAAGAGCGCAGCATTAATATCGCCTTATGGCTGGCACAAGCCAGTTTAGCCAGCACACTTCTATTTTCAGGACTGATCAAATTAACACAACCCTCTGTGAATATAGCCAGCCTCTGGAGATGGGCCGAAGATTATCCCAACGGCGTTTGGATGGTGGGTTCAGTAGAAATAATGCTTGGCATTGGGATTTTAATACCAGAGTTATTGCGTATCGCGATGCGGATCACCGCCTGGGCAGCATTTGCCTGCATTGGATGGACGATCGGCTACAGCATTTTTATAGCCTCACAAGGAGATTGGCCTACGGCTGGAAGTCAATTACCTTATTTAGTATTGGCTGCTTTCATTGCATGGGGACGAAGCAAACCACAATACACTACGCCAAAATAA
- a CDS encoding BamA/TamA family outer membrane protein, giving the protein MADTATQRDLIDIGKKILKINTPGGVDSTGKKVYFSFLPFSTNVPGGGQALITTTTAGFYLGDRNNTFMSRMTFTPYTNFAQRFGLPIRSYIWLKENKWVIDGDIRLLKYPIETWGLGREHHHDDHLMMDYTYLRVYQHALKRIKDGLFLGGGYNLDYWMNIRSREHMPLSEYTGYPYGTDQRDYTISSGVSVNMIYDTRANSINPWAGNYANIRVRTNPKFMGSDHNWHSLFVETRRYHRFTRDENKQNMLAIRNFFWTVFNSRAPYLDLPSLGGDTYNTSGRGFPLNRFRGKNLYYAEAEYRRNITSNGLFGFVLFANATTVSGPESHFFRTWNIGSGAGARIKFNKNSGTNIALDYGISRHHRGFHLSLGEVF; this is encoded by the coding sequence GTGGCAGACACTGCGACTCAACGAGATTTGATTGATATTGGCAAAAAGATCCTGAAAATTAATACACCAGGAGGTGTAGACAGCACCGGAAAGAAAGTGTATTTCTCTTTCCTTCCCTTTTCTACTAATGTGCCCGGCGGAGGACAAGCTCTTATCACTACTACAACGGCAGGTTTTTACCTGGGCGACCGCAACAATACATTTATGTCGCGAATGACGTTTACACCTTATACAAACTTCGCCCAACGATTTGGTTTACCTATCCGCTCCTACATTTGGTTAAAAGAGAATAAGTGGGTAATTGATGGAGACATACGACTCCTGAAATACCCTATAGAAACCTGGGGCCTAGGACGTGAACATCATCATGACGATCATTTAATGATGGACTACACCTATTTGCGGGTGTATCAGCATGCACTGAAGCGAATCAAGGATGGCCTTTTTTTAGGAGGAGGCTATAACCTGGACTATTGGATGAACATCCGAAGCAGGGAGCATATGCCACTAAGTGAATATACGGGCTACCCTTACGGTACCGATCAGCGTGATTACACGATATCATCGGGCGTGAGTGTTAACATGATTTATGACACCCGAGCCAACTCCATCAATCCTTGGGCTGGAAACTATGCTAATATAAGGGTGCGTACCAACCCGAAATTCATGGGCAGTGACCATAATTGGCATTCGTTGTTTGTCGAGACACGACGATATCACCGCTTTACGCGAGACGAGAACAAGCAAAATATGTTAGCCATCCGGAATTTCTTTTGGACAGTTTTCAACTCACGCGCACCCTATCTGGATCTTCCATCTTTAGGTGGGGATACCTATAATACCTCCGGACGCGGATTTCCATTGAATAGATTTCGAGGTAAAAACCTGTACTATGCCGAAGCGGAATACAGACGCAACATCACGAGCAACGGTTTGTTTGGCTTTGTACTGTTTGCCAATGCAACTACCGTAAGCGGGCCAGAGAGTCATTTCTTTCGCACCTGGAATATAGGAAGCGGAGCTGGAGCACGCATCAAATTCAACAAGAACTCGGGCACCAATATCGCCTTAGATTATGGCATAAGTCGACATCATCGCGGCTTCCACCTTTCCCTAGGAGAAGTTTTCTAA